The following proteins are encoded in a genomic region of Periophthalmus magnuspinnatus isolate fPerMag1 chromosome 21, fPerMag1.2.pri, whole genome shotgun sequence:
- the tbccd1 gene encoding TBCC domain-containing protein 1 codes for MEEEGIKIWPRMEPFMLGALQVAPSSKLSLHYLRKMATYVRTRDGCFPVLGWPMWRHIACGKLQLPEDLAWLYFETFDLLVGYVPEKRLEWAESLSQCTSKSELDQQRNKLSVDTLQFVLFLFIQQLNRVSLRSSSIVEEWPSHRTRSASPCPSEREGKTSSQNKNWDDQAHLSFVNGHLAEILELLVEPSQLPCAGQAQRECQISVEAVRSLSLLLEGSVGQGRAVQPVHRLLTKGPLQTEAGYCAKTRSFPLRKLLLCLQQNLSLNPFGITACLHSGKKLAWAQQVEGAMKRAKIARNTHTAPPGSKIVLMSQVLKQTLAKTSEKLTGTNMKIHRCAESFIYLLSPLRSVTVDKCRDCTIVLGPVETAVHVHSSQNVKVVCVAGRVVFGASSHCAAFILTPTRPLLLPGNADISFGPFHTFYPSLEDHMASVGLAVVPNVWDQPLVLGADGVLNASQCNSAHGPEPGSYRLIPPAEFHALVVPFQMDGDTCEIPGGLPPLYQEAVEAKKRRIQNWQRTVSETRLNKEQRRQFQALVEMKFHEWLLETGHRKELDSLSPPLLAPQNNPNGQHTSSLKAANGDGVIANGQTKEPSTAAC; via the exons atggaggaagaagGGATAAAAATCTGGCCGCGCATGGAGCCCTTCATGTTGGGGGCTTTGCAG GTGGCCCCATCTTCCAAGCTCAGCCTTCACTACCTCCGAAAGATGGCGACATACGTGCGGACGAGGGACGGCTGCTTCCCTGTTCTGGGCTGGCCGATGTGGAGGCATATCGCATGTGGAAAACTACAGCTCCCAGAAGACCTTGCATGGCTCTACTTTGAGACTTTTGATCTTCTCGTTGGATATGTCCCCGAGAAAAGACTGGAGTGGGCCGAGAGTCTGTCCCAATGCACCTCCAAAAGTGAACTGGATCAGCAACGGAACAAG TTGTCTGTGGACACACTGCAGttcgtcctcttcctcttcattcAACAACTCAACCGTGTGTCTTTACGCTCTTCATCCATCGTTGAAGAGTGGCCCAGTCATCGAACTCGCTCCGCTTCTCCCTGTCCCTCAGAACGCGAAGGCAAAACCAGCTCCCAAAACAAG AACTGGGACGATCAGGCACACCTCTCTTTTGTAAATGGCCATCTTGCTGAGATTTTGGAGCTGCTCGTTGAACCAAGTCAGCTGCCGTGTGCTGGACAGGCTCAGCGAGAATGCCAG atATCCGTGGAGGCTGTGCGAAGTTTAAGCCTGCTCTTAGAGGGATCTGTGGGTCAAGGCAGAGCCGTCCAGCCCGTTCATCGCCTACTGACCAAGGGCCCTCTTCAGACCGAAGCGGGTTACTGCGCAAAAACCCGTTCCTTCCCTCTCCGTAAGCTCCTCTTGTGTCTCCAACAAAACCTGTCGCTCAACCCTTTTGGGATCACAGCGTGTCTGCACTCGGGGAAAAAACTAGCGTGGGCCCAACAAG tgGAGGGAGCTATGAAGAGAGCCAAAATCGCCAGAAATACccacacagcgccccctggtaGTAAAATAGTGTTGATGTCTCAGgttttaaaacaaacacttgCTAAAACTTCAGAAAAATTAACCGGTACAAACATGAAGATACATCGATGTGCAGAGTCCTTTATTTATCTCCTGTCACCGCTAAG atcAGTCACCGTGGATAAGTGCCGTGACTGTACGATTGTCCTGGGTCCAGTTGAAACCGCGGTCCACGTTCACAGTAGCCAAAACGTGAAGGTGGTTTGTGTCGCGGGGAGAGTCGTGTTCGGAGCATCTTCACACTGCGCCGCCTTTATCCTGACCCCTACGCGACCTTTGCTACTTCCTGGAAACGCAGACATCAGCTTCGGCCCCTTTCATACGTTCTATCCGTCCCTGGAGGATCACATGGCCAGCGTCGGTTTAGCTGTCGTCCCGAACGTTTGGGATCAGCCCTTGGTTTTGGGGGCGGACGGTGTTTTAAACGCTTCACAGTGCAACTCGGCACACGGCCCTGAGCCGGGGAGCTACCGCCTGATTCCTCCTGCAGAGTTCCACGCGCTGGTCGTGCCTTTTCAAATGGACGGGGACACGTGCGAGATCCCGGGAGGACTGCCACCTTTGTATCAGGAAGCGGTGGAAGCGAAGAAGAGGAGGATACAGAACTGGCAAAGGACTGTGAGCGAGACTCGACTGAACAA GGAGCAGAGGCGGCAGTTCCAGGCCCTGGTTGAAATGAAGTTTCACGAGTGGCTGCTAGAAACTGGACACAGAAAAGAACTGGACAGTCTGTCACCTCCGCTCTTAGCTCCACAGAACAACCCTAACGGTCAACACACCAGTTCTCTTAAAGCGGCGAACGGTGACGGCGTTATTGCAAATGGACAAACAAAAGAACCTTCTACTGCGGCTTGTTAA
- the crygs2 gene encoding crystallin, gamma S2 isoform X2, translating to MGRIVFYEDKNFQGRRYECDSNCSDFQAYLSRCNSIRVESGAWVVYERPNYMGYQYVVKRGEYPEYQRWMGINDRISSCKMIHFTSETSYKMQLYEKADFGGQAFEATDDCPSLLEKLRWREVNSCKVFDGWWVFYEHPNYRGRQYFLEKGEYRKPGDWGAANAAVQSFKRFTD from the exons ATGGGCAGG ATCGTCTTTTATGAGGACAAGAACTTCCAGGGACGTCGCTACGAGTGCGACAGTAACTGCTCTGACTTCCAGGCCTACCTGAGCCGGTGCAACTCCATCCGGGTGGAGAGCGGGGCGTGGGTGGTGTACGAGAGGCCCAACTACATGGGATATCAGTATGTAGTAAAGAGAGGGGAGTATCCGGAGTACCAGCGGTGGATGGGCATCAACGACCGCATCAGCTCCTGCAAGATGATCCACTTT ACCAGTGAAACCTCGTACAAAATGCAGCTGTATGAGAAGGCGGACTTCGGGGGCCAGGCGTTTGAAGCCACAGACGATTGTCCTTCGCTCCTGGAGAAGCTGCGCTGGAGAGAGGTCAACTCCTGCAAAGTGTTCGACGGATGGTGGGTTTTCTACGAGCATCCCAACTATCGCGGACGCCAGTACTTTCTCGAGAAGGGCGAGTACCGCAAACCTGGAGACTGGGGGGCCGCCAACGCCGCGGTGCAGTCGTTCAAACGCTTCACAGACTGA
- the crygs2 gene encoding crystallin, gamma S2 isoform X1: MKQTVLQIVFYEDKNFQGRRYECDSNCSDFQAYLSRCNSIRVESGAWVVYERPNYMGYQYVVKRGEYPEYQRWMGINDRISSCKMIHFTSETSYKMQLYEKADFGGQAFEATDDCPSLLEKLRWREVNSCKVFDGWWVFYEHPNYRGRQYFLEKGEYRKPGDWGAANAAVQSFKRFTD, translated from the exons ATGAAACAAACTGTTCTTCAGATCGTCTTTTATGAGGACAAGAACTTCCAGGGACGTCGCTACGAGTGCGACAGTAACTGCTCTGACTTCCAGGCCTACCTGAGCCGGTGCAACTCCATCCGGGTGGAGAGCGGGGCGTGGGTGGTGTACGAGAGGCCCAACTACATGGGATATCAGTATGTAGTAAAGAGAGGGGAGTATCCGGAGTACCAGCGGTGGATGGGCATCAACGACCGCATCAGCTCCTGCAAGATGATCCACTTT ACCAGTGAAACCTCGTACAAAATGCAGCTGTATGAGAAGGCGGACTTCGGGGGCCAGGCGTTTGAAGCCACAGACGATTGTCCTTCGCTCCTGGAGAAGCTGCGCTGGAGAGAGGTCAACTCCTGCAAAGTGTTCGACGGATGGTGGGTTTTCTACGAGCATCCCAACTATCGCGGACGCCAGTACTTTCTCGAGAAGGGCGAGTACCGCAAACCTGGAGACTGGGGGGCCGCCAACGCCGCGGTGCAGTCGTTCAAACGCTTCACAGACTGA